TAAAAAAAATGAAACAGGCACTGCAAGCGTCAGCTCACAGTGCCTAGAAAGTCCGAGTTGCGGTCCCGGACTTCCGGTAAACCAATCTATATTAAGGGAGGTGTGAGATAAGAATACCTCCCCAACATTAAAGAAACCTAAAATCAGCCTTAAATTAAACTAAAAAAGTAAAATAGGTCGAACACGAGCCGCTTCTTCCTCACTGCACTCCACGATAACCAAGATATGGTCCTTTAACAGCCAATCTTCGTAATACCGCGCATCCTCCTCCGAGATCCCCGCTTCAGTCAGTGTAAGCACCAAATCATCGGTCTCACTTCCAATCTCATTACCAGCGAGTCTGCGCACTGCATTTCCGATCGACATCGTCTGATCCATCCGCTTCCCCAGACCAGCCAATATGCCTTTCAGAGCGCCAAAGGCACCATCTGTTCCGGCACCCTTCAAAGGTTTGGGCAGCCCCGTCTTTTCGCTCACCAGCTCCAGATTGAGCTGTTCCTTCGCCACCGCTCCCAAATATTTATCCTTGATGCCTTCCTCTTTCACCTTATTCAGCATAATTATAGCCTCGTTCTCGGTACGGGCCAGCCCAATAATCAATTGTGTCATTCCGTTCCCCTCCTTTTACCCTAATATAACCCCGTAATCCCCATTCAAAAACGGATCATCCACAGCTAAGACAAATCACCTAGAAGAATGTTGATTTCTCTTCTGGAAATCTATACCTAGTTCTGATAGACTAGATAAAGAAGACAAATTAACCATTGAAAACATTGACATATGGATTTAACATCTCATAATCAGGAGCAATGACTTATGAAAAAAGAGGTAGAAATTGCCATCCGGCGCAAGCAACAGATCATGGTTCGTAATACAAGTGGTCAGACGGTAACCGGATTTCCCGAGCGTACCGCTGATACATCCATTCTCTCCTTACGTACGGTTCACGGCAGTCTGTGGATACCGTTTGATGAGGTTGAACATGTTACGCGTCTGTTAAGCATCCGTTCTCATCATTTAAGCGGAATGCAACTCGTTTAGTCGGCTCTGTAATCCTAGAAACTCCAGTTCCCGTATAGATACGTTAACTAGATCTATTTATGCCAGCACTTTACACCAAAAAACCAGACGCATGCACGTCTGGTTTTTCTCTTCTACTTATCCTGTACCACGCTGCCACTGACCTCACAACAAAGGCCTTACAATCCTTATTTCTGCCCAACCATATCCTGTTGTTACTTCACTACAAACTTCACTCGTGTTCCATCCGGATATGTACTTAACTGATTCCCTACCCATGAACCTGCACCACGATTATCCTTCGGGGTAATGTACTGGATATCTG
This Paenibacillus xylanexedens DNA region includes the following protein-coding sequences:
- a CDS encoding general stress protein, yielding MTQLIIGLARTENEAIIMLNKVKEEGIKDKYLGAVAKEQLNLELVSEKTGLPKPLKGAGTDGAFGALKGILAGLGKRMDQTMSIGNAVRRLAGNEIGSETDDLVLTLTEAGISEEDARYYEDWLLKDHILVIVECSEEEAARVRPILLF